The nucleotide window TGCGTGGTCACGGGCTTAGCCGCATCGTCCTGTTCGGTGACCGTTCCCGGTTGGTCGGGATGGGCTTGAACGACCATGATTCCCGCAAACATGAGAATAACGATGACCAGTCCGGCAACTAAGGCCCGGTGCTGCAGAAGATATTTGAGTTGTTTGGTAGCTTCGCGTTTCATCGGTTAACAATCTCGTTTCTTTAGAGTTTTTGGGCAACAACCAATTAATATTTTTAATTATACACGTTAATCATGAAGCACCCTAGCGCAATTTTTATTCTATTGGTTAAGGTGCGTGGGGCTGGGATTTGGTGGCATTATAAATTTGACAACGGTTGCAATCAACTGGTTCGGACCGGTAAAATGGAACTTAAATCTCGGTTCATGGAGGCTAATGACGTGTATAAGATTATTACCAGCGATTTAGATGAGACGCTCTTACGTAAAGACGGCAGTATTTCGCAACAAAACATTGATGCGATTGCTCAGGCCACGGCCCGCGGGGTGAAATTTGTTCCGAACACTGGTCGGAACTTTTTAACTGTTCAGCCGTTGTTGGAACAACTTGGATTGGCTCAGCAGGCCGGTGAGTACGTGATTTCCTTCAATGGTGGGGCCGTGATTGAGAATCAGGGTAATCGGGTTGTTTTAAGCAATGAGATGCCTTATGCGGAAGCGAAACGGGTCTTTGAACTCTTCACGGAGTTTGACGTGGATGTTCACGTGTATACACTGGATCACCTTTACATTTACCGACCACGGGAAGATGACGAGGCTTATTTGCGAACGCGTGGGGTAGCCTTCACCAATTTTGACGGGAATTTTAGCCAATTTAAGGATAACCACGTGATGAAGGTGATTGCCATGAACCCTGACATGACTGTACGGCGGGCCGCTAATGACCGGATTCAAGCGGAGTTTGCGACTATCAATACGGCTTATTCCTCAGGGATTTACATCGAGGTCAATCATGGCGGCGTGGACAAGGGGAATGCCATCCTAGAACTGGGTAAGCAACTCGGCGTTTCAGCGGACGAGATTATGGCCATCGGAGATAACGACAATGACTTGCCAATGCTACGCAAAGTGGGGTTACCAGTCTCCGTCCAGAATGGAATCCCAGCGGTCAAAGAAGTGGCAGCTTACGTGACGCCCCATGACTATGAGTGTGGTGTGGCCGATGCCATTAATAAATTTGTATTGAATAACTAATTGTGACAGTGGTCGTCTTCCTGGTGAAGGCGGCCATTTTGATTATCTAAAGGAAGGTTGAAAGTGGTTCAGGGCCAGTTAGAGCTGTTGTAGCAATGACATTAACGTACAAATGAGACAATCTAGGGTGTCTTTCTGCCGTACCCAGTATGCCGCTACCAAACTAAAATCTGTTATCAGTTAGTGAGTAAAGCGTGGTGTGCATAAAATCTTCGACAATGTTTATTCTATAATGCAATCCTTGGCTGCTGGAGTACGTCTCATTTTTCAGCATCCTAGCTTACTAAGACTGAATTGAAGCTGTCAATATATTTTCAAAGCTCACCCTTGTCATTTAAAAGTTCTGATGTTATAGTGTAATAGTAAAATAGAACACTAGGGAGGCGGAACAAAATGCAATTTGATGATAAAGTGCCAATTTACTATCAAATCAAAAACCATATTTATCATGAAATGATGACTGGTCAGTTAGTGGCTGGTGCCAAGTTACCGGCTGTACGTCAACTAGCTGTCGATCTGACGGTCAACGTCAATACGGTTCAACGCGCGCTCGGGGAAATGATCCAAGAAGGCACCATTGAGTCGCAACGAGGGAAGGGGAATTTTGTGACAACGGATGCCACACAAATCGCACAATTAAAGGAGCAATTAGTCGTGGAACAGCTTGAACGAGTTTACCAACAATTACATGCTTTGAACCTATCGGATGACGAAATTATCGCCAGTTTAAAGCAATATATTGAGCGGAGGGGGCAGCAACATGACTAACGTTTTAGCAATGAACCAGGTCAGTTACAAGCGGAACTTAAAGACAATTTTGCACGACGTTGATTTGACACTGGAAACGGGAAAAATCATCGGTTTGTTAGGGGAAAACGGTGCGGGGAAGACGACTTTAATGCGTTTGATCACCGGGAGTGCCAAGGGGAAAGGGACTGTCGCTGTGAGTGGGGATACGGTCATCGCCAACCGGAAGAGCCATATTAGTTTTTCAGAGCAACTTCATGGATTTTCTAATAGCACCAAGTTGGACGAAGTCATTGCGTTTTACCAGCGGGTATACGCGGACTTTGATCCCAAACAATTCACAGAACTGTGCACTTTCTTACAGATTGACACCAGCTTAAAGCTGTCGTCGTTGTCCAAGGGGATGAAGGAAAAGGCCATCATCGCGTTGACGCTGGCCCGTCGGACAAACTTATACTTGCTGGACGAACCCTTCAGTGGCATCGACAGCATGAGTCGTAAGAAAATTATCAGCAGCATTATCAAATGGAAACCGGAAAACGCGACGATGGTAATCAGTGATCATTATGTTTCAGAGATTGCACCGATCTTAGACGAAATCGTCATCGTTAAGGACCAAACCATTTACACCCACAGACCCGCGGATAGCGTGCGGGAAGAGTTTGGTATCGGAATTGAAGCGTACTACGAGAGCTTATATGAGGGGGGTGTTCAGCATGACTAGTTTTGGGACGATGTTTCGCGCGTTAAACAGAAATAAATTTAGTTTGATCAACCAAATTTTCTTAGTTGAACTGTTGGCCGTTGTTGTGAGTGCCCTCTGGACGTTAGTCACGGGCCACTTTAGTAGTATGACGTTGTTCTACAGCTTTATCAGTTGGGGTTCCGTTGCCGGATGGGTGGCGTTCATTCTGCTCTCACGGAAGAATGAACAGACCTTCATGCAGGACACATACCGGTTAGTTCCCATTGGGGATGGGGGCTTTTATGGGGCAAACGTTCTGTCATCACTGGTTGAATTACTGTACTTCAGTGTGGTTCAAGCAGTGGTCTTGGTCGTCACGATGCTCATTGGTGGTATGGGGAATGTTGACAGTGATATGCGCGACTTCCTGGATGGGTTCTTTGACGGTTCTGGTTGGCATGCCGCTTTTTCAGGGATGCCCGCTAACTGGCCATGGATCTTCCTGGGCATCTTGATTGTTGCTTTAGGTATTTTGTTGCTAGTTTGGACGACGATTACACTGATTCACTTCCTGACGAGTGTCATCAGTAACTTCCTGCCACGTGGTCGGCAACGGGTCGTCTTGGTAATCCTTTACATCGTGGTCATCTGGTTGGTTACCCGAATTATGAACTTGTTAGTTATGTTGTACATCAAGTACATGTCAGGTTTTTCAGGTGTTCACGTGGCCAGTCAAATTTATATGGCTGCCGGTGCCATCGTAATTCTGCTGGTTCTAGAAGTCGTTGCCAACATCTTCTTGTTGAAGAAGTGGGTTGAAACGCAGGCTAACTAGCCGGTATCGTTTAGAAATAGCTATTGTAAATAGGGCACCAGAGCTTAACCAAGTCGGTTGAGCTCTGGTGCCCTTATTTGTAGTGATTTACAAGTTTTGTAGTTGTTCCCGAATGGCAGGGATGGCCGCACCGATGGCGACAGAGTGGTCAACAACTTTACCGAGGTGCAAGTAACCCTCGGTCTCGGGGAAGACGGAAATCTTTCGCAAGCGTTGCTTGATTGCGGTCAAGTCTTTTTCACTCAGGTACTTGGTCAGGACACCGGCGATTACTAAGGGAATATCGACGAACATGTGTAAGTTGTAGATGGATTCAGCCAAATAGTCCAGGTACTGTTCGAAACGTTTAGTAACCAGGGGATCATTGTGATGTAAGTCAGCGAAAAAGCTCGACAACGTTTCGTTGGGTTGTAGCAGGGAACTCAGCGAACAGTAAGTTTCAATACAGCCGCGGCGTCCACAATAACAGATCGGTCCGTTCACGCCGTTTAGTGTGATATGTTCCATGGTTCCGTTACGACCGCTGGGACTTTTAAGAATGTGGCCGTTGATAATGATGGCGGTTCCGATGTGTTCCCCAATTGAGAGGAAAATACCATCGGTTGGCCGTTGCGCGTACTCAGAACGGGCGACACAGTCGGCATCGTGGTAGAAGGTTACGGGGAAGGGTAAGTACTGGCCAAAGTTGTCGGATTTCATGCCAGTACAGTCCAGAATCTTCCCATAGAGGATGGTCGTGCCATCATTTGAAATCAATCCTTGAATCCCAATACCAACGCCAGAAATCTGATTGAGGCTGAATCCTCGGTCCTTGATCAACGCGAGAATTTGTTGCGCCAGTGACTGCGCGTACTGATCATCGTTCGCGAAAGGAAGATTGATTGTGTGAATCGTCAGAACTTCATTTCTGAGATTTAAGACGGCCATGGTGGCGTAGTTGCGAAAGATTTCGACACCGACACTCAACGTTACGTTGGGGTCGATCGAGTAAGCCGTTGCGCGCCGTCCAATGGTGGACTTTAACTGGCCGTTTTTTACAATAAGTTGTTGCTTCGTTAGTTTCTGTAAATTGGCACTAACGGTGGGCAAACTCAGGCTGAGTTGATCCGCGATATCTTGTTTCGACAACTTTTCATTATCGTAAAGCAGATGATAGATGTCCGAATAATTTGAGTGTTGAATGGACTGCATGTTGCTGCTCATGGTTGGCCCCTTTCTGAAAAGTGATTAGCCCTAGTTTATCACAAATGGTCTAAATGGAAAGTCAATTTATAAAATAATGTAACCGTTACCATAACTCATTTTACTTAATTCTTGTATTTAGCTAACTCATTCGTAAATCAGGGCCAAATCGGGGTTGTGGTCACCGAAACAAATTGAAACCGGTTTCACAATCTAAAAAAGTTTAGTAAAGTTTTATCAACAAAAACGCTAGTTTGGCGGAGGGAAAAACTAATGACCCACCGTTATATTAATGTGAAATGATTAATTAAGTCGAAATGCCATTGCCAATGTAACCGATTGCAGATATAATGGCAACTGAATTGATTTTATAAAACGGGTTTACGTAATAGCTCGTCAAAAAATTTGCGAGGTGGGTCTATTGAGAAAATATATTTCCTACGCGTTAGGGACGTTCGGGCACGATGCGTTCTATAACACGTTAAGTATTTATTTCATGATGTTCTTGACTAGTCAGCTCTTCACCAACTCAGGTGATGAGAAAATGGTCGGAATCGTCACGATGATGGTTGTTGTGATTCGGGTTGGTGAAATTATGTTTGACCCGATGATTGGCGGGATTGTGGATAATACCAACACCCGCTGGGGAAAGTTCCGGCCTTGGATCATGATTGGTTCAGTCGTTGCCGCCATTGGTTTGGTCTTCCTGTTTTCCGATTACTTTGGGTTAGCCTGGAACAGTCCAATCTTTTACTTGGTATTGGTAGCGATTACATTCCTAATGATCGATGTCTTCTATTCATTCAGTGATATCGCACTGTGGTCCATGTTGCCAGCTGTAAGTTTGGACAACAAGACGCGGACCAAGTTTGGGACTGCTTCCCGGATTGGCTCAACGTTGGGTGCTCAAATCGTTATCGTCATTATTACGCCAGCAATCCTGTTGTTCTCTCACTGGATCTCCAAGGTGCCATTTGGCCAACAGACCCGTGCTGGGTGGACAGGGTACGTTTTGATCGTTGCCCTGTTATGTGTCGGTGGTGCTCTGATCACTTGCCTGAACATTAAGGAAGAACATAACTTGATCCGGTCTAACGTTAAGCACACCACGGTTTCTGATATCTTCCGTGCCATTGGTCGGAATAAGCAATTACTTTGGATTGCAGCCTCTTACTTCCTATTTGCATTTAGTTACGTGGTCACGAACTCCCTGCTGATGTATTACTTTACGTACCGTTTAGGGGACGCAGCTGCTTACACCTGGGTCGGGGTCATCACGTGTATCTTAGGTGTCATTTCTGTTTCCCTGTTCCCAGCACTGGAAGCATTGGTTCAACGGAAAGCCATCTACATTGGTGGGATTGCCTTTATGTTAATTGGCTACATCATCTTCTTATTTGCCGGTCAAAGTTTGCCCCTTGTTTTGGTAGCGGTATCATTCTACTTCTTCCCATACCCACTGATTTTCTTGGCCACTTTGATGACCATTACCGACAGTGTGGAATACGGCCAATTGGTCAATGGTGTTCGGAACGAGTCGGTTACGTTATCCGTGCGGCCATTGATCGATAAGCTAGCTGGGGCCGCTTCTAACGGGATCGTTGGGATCGTTGCCGTTGTTGCTGGGATGACGGGGAGTACCAAGCCGTCTGAAATTACAGCCGCTGGGGTCTCTCAATTCAATATGTTTATGTTCTATATTCCAATCGTTTTATTGATTATCGCTGCATTGATTTTCTACGCCAAGGTTGATTTGACCGAAGCGAAACATGCTGAAATTGTGGCTGAATTGCGCAAGCGCCTGAAGGCTCAACAGTCTCAAGACGCGTCAGCACAACAAGCAGACTAGTTTTTGAGAAATAAATGAAAACGTTGTCAAAAAAGTATTGACTTCTAGAACATTTGGAATTATGCTTAATCACGAATTAAAGAAAGTCGTTTTACAAAACGTCTTTCGACAAAACTTAGGAGGAATTCATCATGGGTATTTTGGATCGCATGCGTCTTGACGGTAAGAAAGCTTACGTCACTGGTGGTGCACAAGGTTTAGGTAAAGCAATGGCAACTGGTTTGGCAGAAGCTGGTGCTGATGTCGCTATCGTTGATATCAACATCGACAAGGCTAAGGCCACTGCTGAAGAAATTGCTAAGGCTACTGGTCAAAAGGCCATTGCCATCAAGACTGATGTTACGAACCCTGAACAAGTTCAAAACATGGTCGACACAGTTGTTAAAGAATTAGGTGGTTTGGATGCTGCCTTCAACAACGCCGGCATGTGCTTGAACGTACCAGCCGAAGAAATGACATTTGAACAATGGCAAAAGGTGGTTAACTTAAACCTGAACGCTGTCTTCCTGTGCTCCACTGCTGCAGGTCGTTACATGTTGAAGCAAGGCTCTGGCTCAATCGTCAACACCGCTTCTATGTCAGCCCACATTGTTAACCGGCCACAACCACAATGTTCATACAACTCAACCAAGGCTGGGGTTATTCAATTATCTAAGTCATTGGCGATCGAATGGGCCAAGCGTGGCGTTCGTGTTAACACCATGAGCCCAGGTTACATGGGTACCGACTTAACGTTGAACTCTCCTGACTTGAAGCCACTTATCAAGACTTGGAATGACTGGGCACCACTTGGTCGTTTAGGTAAGCCAGAAGAATTACAAGGCATGGCTGTTTACTTAGCTAGCGATACCAGCAGCTTCTCAACTGGTTCCGACTACTTAGTTGATGGTGCCTTCACTGCATGGTAAACCGATAGTCACTAACTTTTAGGAGAAGAGAGGAACGCCGACATGAAGTACTTAATTGGAACGGACATTGGAACCTCAGGTACGAAGAGTATTCTGATGGATACCAACGGTCACTTAGTTGCGCAAGATTTGGAAGAATATGATGTGTTAACGCCACGACCACTCTGGGCTGAACAATGGCCAGATGTCTGGTTAAAAGGGGTCAAGGACTCCATCCGCGCCGTCGTTAAGGAAAGCGGAATCGCTGCAGCAGATATCAAGGGCATTGGCCTGAGTGGTCTGTATGGTGGCTCCGGAATTCCCGTCGACAAGGACATGAATCCCGTTCGACCTGACTTGATTTGGATGGACCGGCGTGCTGCCGAAGAAACCGAATGGGTCAAGCAAAACGTTGACCTCGACCGCCTTTCTGAAATTACTGGGAACGACGTCGTGGATCCTTACTACGGCTACACAAAAGTGCTGTGGATTAAGAACCACGAACCTGAGAATTGGAAGAAGACTGCCTTATTCTTACCACCTAACAACTACGCTATTTACAAGTTGACCGGCGAAGTTTCAATTGATTACTCCGCTGCCGGTAACATCGGTGGCTTCTATGACATCAACACCGGAACCTGGTCCAAAGAAATGATGGACGCTATGGGCGTACCGATGGATAAGATGCCGCAGAAGTTCGTTGATGCCACTGAAGTTGCAGGGCGTTTGACCAAGGACGCTGCCGCTGACTTGGGCTTGGATGAAGGTACACCAGTTATCGCTGGCGGGGTCGACGTTGGTGCTGCTAACATTGGGATGGGTGTTCTGGAACCTGGTCGCTACGTTGCCGCGATTGGGTCGTCAATGAACGCCGCTCTGGTTAGCGAAAAGCCAATCAAGGGCCGGGGCATGATCGTTTGGCCATACCCTTACAAGTCACGTGACTTGGTCTACAACTTTAGTGGGTCTGCTACAGCTGGTGCGATTACCAAATGGTTCCGCGATAACTTTGGGGATGCTGAGGTTGCTGTCCAGAACCAGGGTGGTAAGAACGCTTACGTTACCTTGGGTGACGAAGCCAAGGATGTACCAGCAGGTAGTCGAGGCTTAGTTGTTCTGCCTTACTTCATGGGTGAACGAGCTCCAGTTTGGAACTCCGATGCCAAAGGGATGGTCTTTGGACTGTCACTGGTCCACACCAAGGCTGATTTGTTCCACGCCTTTCAAGAAGCGGTCTGCTATGCATTGCGGCACAGTATCGAGAGTACTGGGCGCGATCTGGGAGATTACATCGTTATTGCCGGCGGTGTCACGCACTCGAAGGACTGGGTTCAAATGTTTGCTGACGTTACCGGTTACGCTGTCCGCACACCAGTTGACGATGCGGAAGCTAACTTGGGTGACGTGATGCTTGCGGGCTTAGCTACCGATACTTTAACGGTAGACGAAGTTCAAAAGTGGCAAGTGCTTGGCGACAAGGTCGAGCCACGTGCTGAACAGCACGCGACCTACAACAAGTATTACCAGTTATACCGGAACCTTTACAAAGATTTAGGCGACGATATGCATGATTTGTCATTAATTTCTGGGATTGAAGAATCCTAGTCTCATAGCGCTGCAGAGGGTTCAAGTGCATGTTCTTGAACCCTTTTGCTGAGAAGCTCTTGTGCAGTTGTTAACAAGTAACCTTTTCTATGCTATTATAAGAGCAAGCAATTAGATTGATTGGTAAATGGTACGAAGAATGAATAAATAAAAATAGTGGTTATGTGGTTTTATTGGTTATTGACCACAGTTAGAGCGGCTCTCAACACTTAGGGAGCCGCTTTTTTTGTGTCGTTGATTGGCGGGCGTTAGACTAATAGGTAGTGTTTGGAAGCTAAGTAAATGACAGGAGGCGTCTAAATTGACGTTGACAACAGCAGAAAAATTTTTTCTTTTAACGGAACGAATTGGTAAGAAGCCAGTCCTGCGAACCCGGTTCACAACGCAAGCGTATTTTGTATTGGCAATGGTGCTGGATTTGGTGGCACAGGGCGTGCTGGCGATCAGTCATGAACGCTTAGTAGTGGCCGATACCAAAAAACTAGTGGCACAACCGACCTACGTCACGATTCTACGTGAGCGGCTGCAAGCAAACGCTAGTCAGGATGAAAGCTTGGAAGCCGATTTGAAGTTTGTGACGAGCTGGAACGTGGCCAATGCGCTCTATGATGGTATTGGTAGTGATCTGCTGAAGCAGGGGTTAACGGAGGAAAAGCTGTTTCAGAACAATCTAATACCTAAGCTGATTTATTTGCCGTTGGATGCGAGCCGGGCTCAGGTTTTAGCAGATTTCAAAGCCGACATTTTTAGTGGTGCACCGACCGTTACCACGCGGAATTTATATGGCCTGTTAGAGCAACAGGATGCCCTGAAATATTTGGTTTCGGCGCCAGAGTTGGCAACATTGACGGCAGCGTTTGAACGGGCAGTTGCGACTGATTCACGATACCAGGAGACACAACGGCTGACAGCCATGGCGGGCCACATCATTCAAATGAAGAAGTTTGAAATGGATGGGTGGTTGAGTTAGTGCCTGAACGTTTTACTAAATTAGTCGCACTTCGGCGGCCAGGGGTTCGACTTCCAACTCTGATTGTGATTTAGCATGATTGACGCTGAAGGCTTTGCGGATGCCACTCCTTAATGGGGGATGCTGGTAATTGGATTTTGACTGGCGGTTTTGTTACGAATGGCGTTAGGAAATTATTACCGATTTTACGCACAAAATTCGGCTAAAAAAAGGAGTGAGTCAAGAGGCAGTTAGTCAATGAGCATTGACGTCGATAGACAAATAATTCTGGTCTTGGATGGTCGGTCTATCGGGGTTAAGCAGTGTTGACAGTCTGTTATCGCACGT belongs to Levilactobacillus yonginensis and includes:
- a CDS encoding SDR family oxidoreductase — its product is MGILDRMRLDGKKAYVTGGAQGLGKAMATGLAEAGADVAIVDINIDKAKATAEEIAKATGQKAIAIKTDVTNPEQVQNMVDTVVKELGGLDAAFNNAGMCLNVPAEEMTFEQWQKVVNLNLNAVFLCSTAAGRYMLKQGSGSIVNTASMSAHIVNRPQPQCSYNSTKAGVIQLSKSLAIEWAKRGVRVNTMSPGYMGTDLTLNSPDLKPLIKTWNDWAPLGRLGKPEELQGMAVYLASDTSSFSTGSDYLVDGAFTAW
- a CDS encoding ROK family transcriptional regulator, which produces MSSNMQSIQHSNYSDIYHLLYDNEKLSKQDIADQLSLSLPTVSANLQKLTKQQLIVKNGQLKSTIGRRATAYSIDPNVTLSVGVEIFRNYATMAVLNLRNEVLTIHTINLPFANDDQYAQSLAQQILALIKDRGFSLNQISGVGIGIQGLISNDGTTILYGKILDCTGMKSDNFGQYLPFPVTFYHDADCVARSEYAQRPTDGIFLSIGEHIGTAIIINGHILKSPSGRNGTMEHITLNGVNGPICYCGRRGCIETYCSLSSLLQPNETLSSFFADLHHNDPLVTKRFEQYLDYLAESIYNLHMFVDIPLVIAGVLTKYLSEKDLTAIKQRLRKISVFPETEGYLHLGKVVDHSVAIGAAIPAIREQLQNL
- a CDS encoding FGGY-family carbohydrate kinase, with translation MKYLIGTDIGTSGTKSILMDTNGHLVAQDLEEYDVLTPRPLWAEQWPDVWLKGVKDSIRAVVKESGIAAADIKGIGLSGLYGGSGIPVDKDMNPVRPDLIWMDRRAAEETEWVKQNVDLDRLSEITGNDVVDPYYGYTKVLWIKNHEPENWKKTALFLPPNNYAIYKLTGEVSIDYSAAGNIGGFYDINTGTWSKEMMDAMGVPMDKMPQKFVDATEVAGRLTKDAAADLGLDEGTPVIAGGVDVGAANIGMGVLEPGRYVAAIGSSMNAALVSEKPIKGRGMIVWPYPYKSRDLVYNFSGSATAGAITKWFRDNFGDAEVAVQNQGGKNAYVTLGDEAKDVPAGSRGLVVLPYFMGERAPVWNSDAKGMVFGLSLVHTKADLFHAFQEAVCYALRHSIESTGRDLGDYIVIAGGVTHSKDWVQMFADVTGYAVRTPVDDAEANLGDVMLAGLATDTLTVDEVQKWQVLGDKVEPRAEQHATYNKYYQLYRNLYKDLGDDMHDLSLISGIEES
- a CDS encoding GntR family transcriptional regulator, coding for MQFDDKVPIYYQIKNHIYHEMMTGQLVAGAKLPAVRQLAVDLTVNVNTVQRALGEMIQEGTIESQRGKGNFVTTDATQIAQLKEQLVVEQLERVYQQLHALNLSDDEIIASLKQYIERRGQQHD
- a CDS encoding ATP-binding cassette domain-containing protein; this translates as MTNVLAMNQVSYKRNLKTILHDVDLTLETGKIIGLLGENGAGKTTLMRLITGSAKGKGTVAVSGDTVIANRKSHISFSEQLHGFSNSTKLDEVIAFYQRVYADFDPKQFTELCTFLQIDTSLKLSSLSKGMKEKAIIALTLARRTNLYLLDEPFSGIDSMSRKKIISSIIKWKPENATMVISDHYVSEIAPILDEIVIVKDQTIYTHRPADSVREEFGIGIEAYYESLYEGGVQHD
- a CDS encoding glycoside-pentoside-hexuronide (GPH):cation symporter, whose translation is MGLLRKYISYALGTFGHDAFYNTLSIYFMMFLTSQLFTNSGDEKMVGIVTMMVVVIRVGEIMFDPMIGGIVDNTNTRWGKFRPWIMIGSVVAAIGLVFLFSDYFGLAWNSPIFYLVLVAITFLMIDVFYSFSDIALWSMLPAVSLDNKTRTKFGTASRIGSTLGAQIVIVIITPAILLFSHWISKVPFGQQTRAGWTGYVLIVALLCVGGALITCLNIKEEHNLIRSNVKHTTVSDIFRAIGRNKQLLWIAASYFLFAFSYVVTNSLLMYYFTYRLGDAAAYTWVGVITCILGVISVSLFPALEALVQRKAIYIGGIAFMLIGYIIFLFAGQSLPLVLVAVSFYFFPYPLIFLATLMTITDSVEYGQLVNGVRNESVTLSVRPLIDKLAGAASNGIVGIVAVVAGMTGSTKPSEITAAGVSQFNMFMFYIPIVLLIIAALIFYAKVDLTEAKHAEIVAELRKRLKAQQSQDASAQQAD
- a CDS encoding Cof-type HAD-IIB family hydrolase; translated protein: MKHPSAIFILLVKVRGAGIWWHYKFDNGCNQLVRTGKMELKSRFMEANDVYKIITSDLDETLLRKDGSISQQNIDAIAQATARGVKFVPNTGRNFLTVQPLLEQLGLAQQAGEYVISFNGGAVIENQGNRVVLSNEMPYAEAKRVFELFTEFDVDVHVYTLDHLYIYRPREDDEAYLRTRGVAFTNFDGNFSQFKDNHVMKVIAMNPDMTVRRAANDRIQAEFATINTAYSSGIYIEVNHGGVDKGNAILELGKQLGVSADEIMAIGDNDNDLPMLRKVGLPVSVQNGIPAVKEVAAYVTPHDYECGVADAINKFVLNN